A section of the Subtercola frigoramans genome encodes:
- a CDS encoding GMC oxidoreductase, with protein sequence MRTTQADVLIVGSGLMGAALAEQLRQSAPQSRIVMVDGGSVIGSVPGQHLHDTAEPTVRDEYIQAASPGVQSLYLGAAVTPDIGGDVKGIRPGMYNVSAFESDATDMPASALAWNVGGMGIHWTAATPWPWGDEVFAYTGEGEWAGELRKAQELLHVEKQPFAPTEVGTRMLGVLDGLFGPVSAPGRHPQAMPMAVKRQDSGPMPRTGPNRIFPRMKEPAGDDFTLVPGTLAVEIVHDGSHARGARVREIDSGEEYVIEAVTTVVAADTLRTPQLLFASGIRPWALGRFLNEHAFLTGQVTADLDRLDIPLESIPRPMTGEWLIGSYWLPHSGRPQPFHGQIMDRLFIDESGGPLAYSVGLSWYVPTSISEHNRLEFDEAVLDAAGLPRTRIHYAYTADDEGLFSQARASQLEAGLALGDFRPERDSARLSPGSSLHFTGTARSGPSDDGTSVCDPHGRVWGFDNLFLAGGAVIPTAVVGNSTLTGMVTAVRAGREIIRTLSA encoded by the coding sequence GTGAGAACAACACAGGCCGACGTGCTGATCGTGGGGAGCGGGCTGATGGGGGCCGCGTTAGCGGAGCAGCTCCGGCAATCCGCGCCGCAGTCCAGAATCGTGATGGTCGACGGTGGGAGTGTGATCGGTTCTGTACCCGGTCAACACTTGCACGACACAGCCGAACCGACGGTCAGGGACGAATACATTCAGGCAGCGTCTCCCGGTGTGCAGTCGCTGTATCTCGGCGCAGCGGTGACACCTGACATCGGCGGTGACGTGAAGGGAATCCGACCCGGCATGTACAACGTGTCGGCTTTCGAGTCGGATGCGACAGACATGCCCGCCAGTGCGCTCGCCTGGAATGTGGGGGGCATGGGCATCCACTGGACGGCGGCGACGCCGTGGCCGTGGGGTGACGAAGTGTTCGCGTACACGGGCGAGGGCGAGTGGGCAGGGGAACTCCGCAAAGCCCAGGAGCTGCTGCACGTCGAGAAACAGCCCTTCGCACCGACCGAGGTCGGCACTCGCATGCTCGGGGTGCTCGATGGCCTGTTCGGGCCGGTCAGCGCACCGGGCCGTCACCCGCAGGCCATGCCGATGGCAGTGAAGCGCCAAGACAGCGGGCCCATGCCGCGCACAGGGCCGAACCGGATCTTTCCACGGATGAAGGAGCCGGCCGGCGACGACTTCACCCTGGTGCCCGGCACGCTGGCAGTCGAGATCGTGCACGACGGTTCCCACGCCAGAGGAGCCCGGGTCCGAGAGATCGATTCAGGCGAGGAGTATGTGATCGAGGCCGTCACCACGGTGGTCGCCGCTGACACCCTGCGCACGCCACAACTGCTCTTCGCTTCGGGCATCCGCCCCTGGGCCCTCGGCCGCTTCCTCAATGAACACGCCTTTCTCACGGGCCAGGTGACGGCCGATCTCGACCGGCTCGACATTCCCCTGGAGTCGATACCGCGGCCGATGACGGGGGAGTGGCTGATCGGCTCGTACTGGCTGCCGCACAGTGGGCGCCCCCAGCCGTTCCATGGCCAGATCATGGATCGCCTCTTCATCGACGAGTCTGGCGGCCCGCTCGCCTACTCGGTCGGGCTCTCCTGGTATGTGCCGACGAGCATCTCAGAGCACAACCGCCTCGAATTCGACGAAGCGGTGCTGGATGCTGCGGGGTTGCCCAGAACCCGGATCCACTACGCCTACACCGCCGACGACGAGGGGTTGTTCTCCCAGGCGCGGGCGAGTCAGCTCGAGGCGGGGCTCGCGCTCGGCGACTTCCGCCCGGAGCGCGATTCGGCCCGGCTGTCTCCCGGATCCTCGCTCCATTTCACCGGGACGGCCCGCTCCGGGCCCTCAGACGACGGCACGAGCGTGTGCGATCCGCATGGGCGCGTGTGGGGATTCGACAATCTCTTCCTGGCTGGCGGAGCCGTGATTCCGACGGCTGTGGTAGGCAACTCGACCTTGACGGGCATGGTCACAGCGGTTCGAGCCGGTCGCGAGATCATCAGAACGCTGAGCGCGTAA
- a CDS encoding ROK family protein, whose protein sequence is MNSPDNVVERGDPSVLRRMNAARTLKVLYLSRRLTMAQLQAQTSISRRTLELILVELVDLGWVEEVLPVVQGERPVGRPAKSYAFVPSAGCLVAIQLDIENVLVSLTDLTGEQIAETSTALDARLGREARLQVVVDAVDDLLGRAGADRSAVLALTVATPGIVHDDGAVDLPMSIPDWSGFSIATSLETSFATAISVENDAKLAALGELAHLESPVKNFLWLRVDGVRVGMGLVIDGKLYRGHDGSAGEVVWATGLEIHEPVKSHIMGALAKPGTPEHAAALQLADDARAGDPEALAAVRELAVSLVPGLTTLSWIIAPEEIVIGGSLNLIADLLVPAINTELSAGLHSVPTRVVRSRLGERAIVAGATQRSLELLAVHLFGRHRTPSAPGRGGSSASGTQQSQPSLVASGRSA, encoded by the coding sequence ATGAATAGTCCAGATAACGTCGTCGAGCGCGGAGACCCCAGCGTTCTGCGTCGCATGAATGCCGCACGCACGCTCAAGGTGCTCTATCTCAGTCGCCGCCTGACGATGGCCCAGCTCCAGGCGCAGACCTCGATTTCGCGCAGAACGCTCGAGCTCATCCTCGTCGAACTCGTCGACCTCGGGTGGGTCGAGGAGGTGCTGCCCGTCGTGCAGGGCGAACGTCCGGTCGGCCGGCCGGCGAAGTCGTACGCCTTCGTGCCTTCGGCGGGCTGCCTCGTCGCCATCCAGCTCGACATCGAGAATGTGCTCGTGTCACTCACTGACCTCACCGGCGAACAGATTGCCGAGACGAGCACCGCGCTGGATGCCCGGCTGGGCCGCGAAGCGCGCCTCCAAGTGGTGGTGGACGCCGTCGACGACCTTCTCGGCCGGGCAGGGGCTGACCGCAGTGCGGTCCTCGCGCTCACCGTGGCGACGCCGGGAATCGTGCACGACGACGGTGCAGTCGACCTGCCGATGTCGATTCCGGATTGGAGTGGGTTCTCGATCGCGACCTCCCTCGAGACGTCGTTCGCTACGGCGATCTCCGTCGAGAACGACGCCAAGCTCGCTGCGTTGGGTGAACTCGCTCACCTCGAAAGCCCCGTGAAGAACTTCCTCTGGCTCCGCGTCGACGGGGTTCGCGTGGGAATGGGACTGGTGATCGACGGCAAACTCTATCGTGGGCACGATGGGTCCGCCGGTGAGGTCGTGTGGGCAACGGGCCTGGAGATCCATGAGCCCGTCAAGTCACACATCATGGGGGCCCTTGCCAAGCCCGGTACTCCAGAACATGCTGCGGCTTTACAGCTTGCCGACGACGCTCGCGCCGGCGATCCGGAGGCACTTGCGGCAGTGCGTGAGCTCGCTGTGAGTCTTGTCCCCGGGCTCACGACTCTCAGCTGGATCATTGCCCCTGAGGAGATCGTCATCGGCGGCTCCCTGAACCTCATAGCGGATCTCCTGGTGCCGGCGATCAACACCGAACTCTCTGCCGGTCTGCACTCCGTACCCACGCGGGTGGTTCGCTCCCGACTGGGCGAGCGGGCGATCGTCGCAGGCGCCACACAGCGTTCCCTCGAACTGCTGGCCGTCCATCTGTTCGGGCGTCACAGGACGCCTTCGGCTCCGGGTCGCGGCGGCTCCTCCGCTTCGGGCACCCAGCAGTCTCAGCCGAGTCTGGTGGCGTCCGGCCGATCGGCATGA
- a CDS encoding sugar phosphate isomerase/epimerase family protein produces MTISADRIALNAIQWINVKEDPNDPDGPDVWLYREPRFRSMYPDVLNQVREAGFENVMMEVLDTQTLQNYAAMIADSGLGLGPGYCQIGIPGDHGLSLTPGSSEWVRWFDSVRRKAEESNFFGHPTIFLAPEVAWFDTARTMTASAVGADFDPDRLARVTEVLAEATEVLLAEGIVPGLHNHVGTWVETESEIDHVLSEIPELRASFDIGHLAWAGIDPSSMLQRYADRLGDLHVKDLNLTVARESRANPAPYKSTVDRGLFLEPGLGDLDVSGVLHALPAAFEGWIIIEVDRASMPPFDSALVSAEWMRSLLALTPNG; encoded by the coding sequence ATGACCATCAGCGCAGACCGAATTGCCTTGAACGCGATCCAGTGGATCAACGTGAAGGAAGACCCGAACGACCCGGACGGCCCCGACGTGTGGCTCTACCGGGAGCCACGCTTTCGCTCCATGTATCCTGACGTGCTCAACCAGGTGCGCGAAGCCGGTTTCGAGAACGTGATGATGGAGGTTCTCGACACGCAGACCCTGCAGAACTACGCCGCGATGATCGCCGACTCGGGGCTGGGCCTCGGACCCGGTTACTGCCAGATCGGAATCCCGGGCGATCATGGACTCTCGCTCACTCCGGGAAGCTCCGAATGGGTGCGCTGGTTCGACTCGGTTCGACGCAAGGCGGAGGAGTCGAATTTCTTCGGCCACCCGACCATCTTCCTCGCACCCGAAGTGGCGTGGTTCGACACCGCGCGCACGATGACCGCTTCTGCAGTCGGTGCCGATTTCGACCCAGATCGACTGGCCAGGGTCACTGAAGTGCTCGCTGAAGCGACAGAGGTGTTACTGGCAGAGGGAATCGTGCCTGGTCTACACAATCATGTCGGCACCTGGGTCGAGACCGAGTCCGAGATCGACCACGTGCTCAGTGAGATTCCTGAGCTGCGTGCATCCTTCGACATCGGCCATCTCGCGTGGGCGGGAATCGATCCCTCGTCGATGCTCCAGCGTTACGCTGACCGTCTCGGGGATCTGCACGTGAAGGACTTGAACCTGACCGTCGCTCGCGAAAGCCGAGCCAACCCGGCGCCATACAAGTCGACGGTGGACAGAGGCCTGTTCCTCGAACCGGGCCTGGGAGACCTTGATGTCAGCGGTGTACTCCACGCTCTACCGGCCGCGTTCGAGGGCTGGATCATCATCGAAGTCGACCGTGCCTCGATGCCGCCTTTCGACAGTGCACTGGTGAGTGCCGAGTGGATGCGATCGCTGTTAGCGTTGACCCCGAACGGGTAA
- a CDS encoding isopenicillin N synthase family dioxygenase yields MTTPTDTSLVELQKERRMGGEGTINTAREIRRIDLSDFEARRAEITEQLWAAAVDVGFFQIVNHGIDIAEVDRAFAMSAQFFALPEQVKQQYPLVKEHNAGWEFKSQVRPSIGVADQKESFQITRPFMDELWPSDAELEGFRATILGFEHRCWELAMQVLSCFADKLGFDRDFFTAAHNPESPNYQSTLRLLHYFAIPEEARNEAAPWRAGAHTDFDVLTLLFQREGQGGLQVLPGREIESEEWSPVVPTSDSITCNIGDMLMRWSDDVLPSNFHRVRGPKPGENQDARYSIAYFAQADRDVVMQSPSGAWESITAREFLLERIRANYAA; encoded by the coding sequence ATGACAACTCCCACTGACACCTCCCTTGTGGAACTCCAGAAGGAACGCCGCATGGGCGGTGAGGGCACAATCAACACAGCGCGCGAGATCCGGCGGATCGACCTCTCGGATTTCGAGGCGCGCCGGGCCGAGATAACCGAACAACTCTGGGCAGCGGCGGTGGATGTCGGCTTCTTCCAGATCGTCAACCACGGCATCGACATCGCCGAAGTCGACCGGGCCTTCGCGATGTCTGCACAGTTCTTCGCACTGCCGGAACAGGTCAAGCAGCAGTACCCGCTCGTCAAGGAACACAACGCGGGATGGGAATTCAAGTCGCAGGTGCGGCCCTCGATCGGCGTGGCCGACCAGAAGGAGTCCTTCCAGATCACGAGGCCGTTCATGGACGAGCTCTGGCCGAGCGATGCCGAGCTCGAGGGGTTCCGTGCCACGATCCTCGGTTTTGAGCACCGCTGCTGGGAGCTCGCAATGCAGGTCCTCTCGTGTTTCGCCGACAAGCTGGGCTTTGACCGCGACTTCTTCACCGCCGCGCACAATCCCGAATCGCCGAACTACCAGAGCACACTGCGGCTCCTGCACTACTTCGCCATCCCCGAGGAGGCCCGGAACGAAGCCGCGCCGTGGCGTGCGGGTGCCCACACCGATTTCGACGTGCTCACGCTGCTGTTCCAGCGGGAAGGTCAAGGCGGACTGCAGGTGTTGCCGGGCCGGGAGATCGAGAGCGAGGAATGGTCGCCCGTCGTTCCCACCAGCGACTCCATCACCTGCAACATCGGTGACATGCTGATGCGCTGGAGCGACGACGTACTGCCGTCGAACTTTCACCGGGTGCGTGGCCCGAAACCGGGAGAGAACCAGGATGCCCGGTACAGCATCGCCTATTTCGCCCAGGCCGACCGCGATGTCGTCATGCAGAGCCCGTCAGGCGCCTGGGAATCCATCACGGCTCGTGAATTCCTGCTCGAACGGATCAGGGCGAACTACGCAGCCTGA
- a CDS encoding amidohydrolase family protein, which translates to MSDSLLHPTVLRNARLSDETVVDLTLEDGYVRAVDPVDPRERRTSPGRPGELDLAGGLLLTAGAEPHTHLDKALVYDRLKPDYGDLASGIRQWQQHAATLDENDFVERGLAAARRFLINGVTAIRTHAEIFPSKDPLVSVRAMVRVRELVREVMDVQVVVLPKNNIRGAVIGAAIDAGADLIGGSPHNTPDPDAELARLLAVARDRGIGIDIHADERLDARSLTVRTLAEEHLRSPLRGTVTASHCVSLGLLPTPELVEIAALLRSAGVGVIAAPITNLYLQGRDVPVATPRGIAPARRLLEEGVLVAGAGDNLRDTLNPLGAADPFSTAALLVVASHLTIEQSYRAVSDSARTVMGLEAAGAEVGALADFVVVDSASLADAVSGAALGRIVLHRGRVVSRRSTNVQTGFPSGSGLRS; encoded by the coding sequence ATGTCTGACTCCCTCCTGCACCCCACCGTCCTCCGCAACGCCCGCCTGAGCGACGAGACCGTTGTCGATCTGACTCTCGAAGACGGGTACGTTCGTGCAGTGGACCCCGTCGATCCACGGGAACGGCGAACGTCTCCCGGCCGCCCCGGTGAACTCGATCTCGCCGGCGGGCTGCTGCTCACCGCCGGAGCAGAACCGCACACCCACCTCGACAAGGCGCTGGTGTACGACCGGCTCAAACCTGACTACGGTGACCTCGCGAGCGGAATCCGGCAGTGGCAGCAGCACGCGGCGACCCTCGACGAGAATGATTTCGTCGAGCGCGGCCTGGCCGCCGCGCGGCGCTTTCTCATCAACGGGGTCACCGCGATCCGCACGCATGCGGAGATCTTCCCTTCGAAGGACCCCCTCGTGAGCGTTCGCGCGATGGTGCGCGTACGTGAGCTCGTTCGAGAGGTGATGGATGTGCAGGTCGTCGTTCTTCCCAAGAACAACATTCGAGGCGCCGTGATCGGTGCCGCGATCGACGCCGGCGCAGACCTCATCGGGGGCTCACCCCACAACACGCCAGACCCCGACGCCGAATTGGCGCGACTCCTCGCCGTCGCGCGTGATCGAGGCATCGGAATCGACATCCACGCCGACGAACGACTGGATGCCCGTTCCCTCACTGTGCGCACGCTGGCCGAAGAGCACCTGCGCTCGCCGCTTCGGGGCACCGTCACTGCCAGTCACTGCGTCAGCCTCGGCCTGTTGCCGACACCGGAGCTCGTCGAGATCGCTGCGCTGCTCCGCAGTGCAGGCGTGGGGGTCATCGCGGCCCCGATCACGAATCTCTACCTGCAGGGACGCGATGTTCCGGTCGCCACCCCGCGCGGAATCGCTCCGGCGAGGCGACTGCTGGAGGAGGGCGTGCTGGTTGCGGGCGCGGGCGACAACCTCCGCGACACTCTGAACCCGCTGGGGGCGGCCGACCCCTTCTCCACGGCGGCATTGCTCGTCGTCGCCTCGCACCTGACGATCGAGCAGAGCTATCGCGCCGTCAGCGACTCGGCCAGAACCGTCATGGGCCTGGAGGCCGCCGGAGCCGAGGTCGGCGCGCTCGCCGACTTCGTGGTGGTTGACAGCGCCAGTCTTGCCGATGCTGTCTCAGGGGCCGCACTTGGGCGAATCGTGCTGCATCGTGGCCGCGTGGTGAGCAGGCGCTCCACGAACGTCCAGACCGGATTTCCTTCGGGCAGTGGGCTGCGAAGTTAA
- a CDS encoding carbohydrate ABC transporter permease → MITRRSPLVSGVLYLAIAVICALMLVPFALVFFGAFKSQGEFIADPGGWLPQSFTNVQNFVVLFVEKNFGTYMVNSIIVSVATVVANVLFSSMAGYALAKLEFRGKSLVFLAVMIAMTVPYVAIFVPQFLVIAQLGLINTHVGIILPMLVMPIAVFIMRQFALGVPDELIEAARIDGASEAGIFFRIFMPLLGPATATVAIFTFLSSWNYFLFPLVVAQTQNMYTLPVGLAIASQDSNTTNYGVLLAGSVVVLLPVLILFLFLQRYFIQGIATTGLK, encoded by the coding sequence ATGATCACCCGCCGTTCCCCCCTCGTTTCGGGAGTGCTCTATCTCGCGATCGCCGTGATCTGCGCTCTGATGCTCGTTCCGTTCGCGCTCGTCTTCTTCGGGGCGTTCAAGTCCCAGGGCGAGTTCATCGCTGATCCGGGTGGCTGGCTTCCGCAGTCGTTCACCAACGTCCAGAACTTCGTCGTGCTCTTCGTCGAGAAGAACTTCGGCACCTACATGGTGAATTCGATCATCGTCTCAGTGGCCACAGTCGTGGCGAATGTGCTTTTCAGTTCTATGGCGGGCTATGCGCTCGCGAAGCTGGAGTTCAGGGGAAAGTCGTTGGTCTTCCTCGCGGTCATGATCGCCATGACCGTCCCATATGTGGCGATCTTCGTGCCGCAATTCCTCGTGATCGCACAGCTGGGTCTGATCAACACGCATGTGGGAATCATCCTTCCCATGCTTGTGATGCCGATCGCCGTCTTCATCATGAGGCAGTTCGCGCTGGGTGTGCCCGACGAACTGATCGAAGCCGCACGCATCGATGGAGCAAGCGAGGCCGGAATCTTCTTCCGGATTTTCATGCCCCTGTTGGGCCCGGCGACAGCAACGGTTGCCATCTTCACCTTCCTCAGCTCGTGGAACTACTTCCTGTTTCCCCTCGTCGTCGCCCAGACGCAGAACATGTACACCCTGCCCGTCGGTCTTGCGATCGCCTCGCAGGACTCGAACACCACGAACTATGGAGTGCTGCTGGCCGGGTCGGTGGTTGTGTTGCTTCCTGTGCTCATCCTCTTCCTCTTCCTCCAGCGCTACTTCATCCAGGGCATCGCCACAACGGGCCTGAAATGA
- a CDS encoding ABC transporter substrate-binding protein: MTITRHRVKRAVFLGAVPAVVATLLLSGCGRTDSVGAATATPVDDSPATGTIEFWAGAPDGDSLPAFLAPFEAANPDVKVNVTVAPSNGFDTKLTTAISSGTVPDMVFLYSQTQSSMLATDAFAPVPTGLVDPASFFKTSYDGTLVDGTAYAVPWYSYANVWYYRKDLVEAAGVPLPKTWADMETFAASMQKTGVANPIGLSVAWDGYSAQSLSEFAKANGGSFISDDNKEWTINSKENVEALDYWAGLIKKGYASADGPQFLDTTPWFSSGQTVLLNNGPWFPGWLDDANGAGWSATHVGSIVAPAGVDGSVGSIGGGSLAVLKDGKNQAAAWKLVQWMSQPDVQAKWYDTFGNLPAVQSAWDSSTAISTDPLLTAVKASIPTAVSVPQVPTWSEVGTVIGTQMERVARGEATAQEALDEAQSQAASIGTGVK; the protein is encoded by the coding sequence ATGACGATCACCCGACACCGCGTGAAACGTGCAGTATTCCTCGGCGCAGTACCCGCTGTAGTAGCCACCCTCCTTCTCTCCGGTTGCGGAAGGACGGATTCGGTCGGAGCGGCAACAGCTACCCCCGTCGACGATTCGCCCGCGACCGGCACCATCGAATTCTGGGCCGGTGCGCCAGACGGCGACTCGTTGCCAGCGTTCCTTGCCCCGTTCGAGGCAGCCAATCCCGATGTGAAGGTGAATGTGACGGTGGCGCCGTCGAACGGCTTCGACACCAAGCTCACCACCGCGATCTCCTCTGGCACTGTGCCAGACATGGTCTTCCTCTACTCGCAGACGCAGAGTTCGATGCTCGCCACCGATGCGTTCGCTCCCGTTCCCACCGGACTCGTAGACCCCGCCAGCTTCTTCAAGACCTCCTACGACGGCACGCTGGTCGATGGGACCGCGTATGCGGTGCCGTGGTACTCCTACGCGAACGTCTGGTACTACCGCAAGGACCTCGTTGAGGCAGCGGGCGTTCCGCTGCCGAAGACCTGGGCAGACATGGAGACCTTTGCGGCGTCGATGCAGAAGACCGGTGTGGCAAACCCGATCGGCCTCAGCGTGGCGTGGGACGGCTACTCCGCACAGAGCCTCAGTGAGTTCGCGAAGGCCAATGGCGGATCGTTCATCTCCGACGACAACAAGGAATGGACCATCAACTCGAAGGAGAACGTGGAGGCCCTCGACTACTGGGCAGGCCTCATCAAGAAGGGCTATGCCTCGGCCGACGGCCCCCAGTTCCTCGACACCACTCCCTGGTTCTCCTCCGGCCAGACCGTGCTGCTGAACAACGGGCCGTGGTTCCCGGGCTGGCTCGACGACGCGAACGGCGCGGGCTGGTCTGCGACGCACGTCGGATCGATCGTTGCTCCCGCAGGCGTCGACGGATCCGTCGGATCGATCGGCGGCGGCAGCCTCGCCGTCCTCAAGGATGGAAAGAACCAGGCTGCTGCGTGGAAGCTCGTGCAGTGGATGTCGCAGCCCGATGTGCAGGCGAAGTGGTACGACACCTTCGGCAACCTGCCCGCCGTGCAGTCCGCCTGGGACTCATCCACGGCGATCTCGACTGACCCGTTGCTCACCGCAGTGAAGGCATCCATCCCGACCGCAGTCTCCGTCCCTCAGGTTCCCACCTGGAGCGAGGTCGGCACTGTCATCGGCACCCAGATGGAACGGGTCGCCCGCGGTGAAGCCACCGCGCAGGAAGCACTCGACGAGGCACAGTCGCAGGCTGCATCCATCGGCACCGGAGTGAAGTGA
- a CDS encoding GntR family transcriptional regulator — translation MERSLGTTGRVSLSQRVTTDLRRDIVSGRFQQGERLTEARLSELYGVSRIPVREALRAMESEGFVIVKSYTERIVATITFEDRQVIHEMRVAVESRAAERAAENLDAAGRQKLVETLSLGMAAVARGDYDTVSHINSLLHGAIAEASGSPMLASFFSQLGAMVTWTDSDVPKRRAITSWMEHADIVGSIIASDGAAARQKMVAHLGEVAKHVRQSTMTDDAERAVHADRPDATRLG, via the coding sequence ATGGAGAGATCGCTGGGCACGACCGGCAGAGTGAGCCTGAGCCAGCGTGTGACCACCGATCTGCGACGGGACATCGTCTCTGGCCGCTTCCAGCAGGGCGAGCGGCTCACAGAAGCGAGGCTCTCTGAACTCTATGGCGTCTCGAGGATCCCGGTTCGCGAAGCGCTGCGTGCGATGGAGAGCGAAGGCTTCGTCATCGTCAAGTCGTACACAGAACGTATTGTGGCAACCATCACCTTCGAAGATCGACAGGTGATCCACGAAATGCGGGTCGCGGTCGAGTCACGGGCAGCGGAACGGGCCGCAGAGAATCTCGACGCCGCGGGGCGCCAGAAACTGGTCGAGACCCTGAGCCTGGGCATGGCGGCGGTCGCGCGAGGCGACTACGACACGGTCTCGCACATCAACAGTCTCCTGCACGGGGCGATCGCCGAAGCGAGCGGAAGCCCGATGCTTGCTTCGTTCTTCTCGCAGCTAGGGGCGATGGTGACCTGGACCGACTCAGACGTTCCGAAACGCCGCGCCATCACGTCGTGGATGGAGCACGCCGACATCGTGGGCTCGATCATTGCCAGCGACGGTGCGGCGGCACGTCAGAAGATGGTGGCTCACCTCGGCGAAGTGGCCAAGCATGTTCGACAGTCGACAATGACCGACGACGCCGAGCGCGCCGTTCATGCCGATCGGCCGGACGCCACCAGACTCGGCTGA
- a CDS encoding GntR family transcriptional regulator: MAIKLTGEDPLLGDHIYQQLREMIFTREIHPGQALSVPKLAGQLNVSRSPVREAVQQLINEGLAVHVPYAGARVQKLDAEAVRQVFSVREVLDGLAARHAALIITRERLGELDVVVSEQRELLVMPPEGHRDSQLDLRFHSLIRDSANNEPLRASLARLEALAHLYSSDMWNLDDNRRVAVEEHERILAALRAGDQTAAGDAAEAHVRAVLVRMSRDTLEWMHSPRN, encoded by the coding sequence ATGGCCATCAAGTTGACGGGGGAGGACCCCCTGCTCGGCGACCACATCTACCAGCAGTTGCGCGAGATGATCTTCACGCGGGAGATCCACCCCGGGCAGGCCCTCAGCGTGCCGAAGCTCGCGGGGCAGCTGAACGTCAGCCGCAGCCCCGTGCGCGAGGCAGTACAGCAGCTGATCAATGAGGGCCTCGCGGTACATGTCCCCTACGCGGGTGCGCGGGTGCAGAAACTCGATGCTGAAGCCGTGCGCCAGGTGTTCAGCGTTCGTGAGGTGTTGGACGGCCTCGCCGCGCGGCATGCCGCCCTGATCATCACCCGCGAGAGACTCGGAGAGCTCGATGTCGTGGTGAGCGAACAACGTGAGCTCCTCGTTATGCCGCCAGAGGGGCATCGCGATTCCCAGCTCGATCTGCGGTTCCACTCGCTGATTCGCGACAGTGCGAACAACGAACCGCTTCGCGCGTCACTGGCCAGGCTCGAGGCGCTCGCGCACCTGTACAGTTCGGACATGTGGAACCTCGATGACAACCGTCGGGTGGCGGTTGAAGAACATGAACGCATCCTCGCCGCGCTTCGCGCCGGGGACCAGACTGCCGCGGGGGATGCGGCCGAGGCTCACGTCCGCGCTGTGCTCGTTCGGATGTCACGGGACACGCTGGAGTGGATGCATTCTCCGCGCAACTGA
- a CDS encoding carbohydrate ABC transporter permease, producing the protein MTQLAEKPGGVVRVHRATGRAPSGRRRHHLTSTHGRIAWTFVTPFMIIFVLFTLIPAFMALGFSFTDIKASDVRNPFGVGFVYFDTFVKVLGNAGFQRSALNTLIYVVIGVPVTMVIAFLLALVLDAGIRRLKGLFRALIYVPVIANVVAAAVIWQYAFTNQGPINSALSTLGITGPNWLSQPGTAVFVVLLLCIWRNIGTCMVLFLAGLQAVPEEVHEAASLDGAGYWRRVASMTVPLLQPTTLLVSVLMTVNFLNMFDEPFLVTNGGPLNSTRSIAQWVYEQFGYGNIAGSMAGSWVLLVIVLIIAFLQIRFLRSKA; encoded by the coding sequence GTGACCCAGCTCGCAGAGAAGCCCGGTGGTGTGGTGCGTGTGCACCGCGCCACCGGGCGCGCCCCGTCTGGCCGCCGCCGGCACCACCTGACGTCGACGCACGGGAGGATCGCCTGGACGTTCGTCACGCCGTTCATGATCATCTTCGTGCTCTTCACACTGATTCCGGCGTTCATGGCGCTCGGATTCAGCTTCACCGACATCAAGGCCTCCGATGTACGCAATCCCTTCGGTGTGGGGTTCGTGTATTTCGACACCTTCGTGAAGGTGCTGGGCAATGCCGGCTTCCAGAGATCCGCGTTGAACACCCTGATCTACGTGGTCATCGGTGTGCCGGTCACCATGGTGATCGCGTTTCTCCTGGCGTTGGTGCTCGACGCAGGAATCCGACGACTCAAGGGGCTCTTCCGCGCGCTGATCTACGTGCCCGTGATCGCGAACGTGGTCGCCGCAGCCGTGATCTGGCAGTACGCCTTCACCAACCAGGGGCCGATCAACTCGGCCCTCTCGACCCTCGGAATCACGGGCCCGAACTGGCTGAGCCAACCGGGCACGGCGGTCTTCGTTGTTCTTCTCCTCTGCATCTGGCGCAACATCGGCACGTGCATGGTTCTCTTTCTGGCTGGCCTGCAGGCTGTACCGGAGGAGGTGCATGAAGCCGCATCGCTCGATGGTGCCGGGTACTGGCGCCGCGTGGCCAGCATGACCGTCCCTCTCCTGCAGCCGACGACTCTCCTCGTCTCTGTGCTGATGACGGTCAACTTCCTGAACATGTTCGATGAGCCGTTCCTCGTCACAAACGGCGGTCCGTTGAACTCGACACGGTCCATTGCCCAGTGGGTCTATGAGCAGTTCGGCTATGGCAACATCGCGGGGTCGATGGCCGGATCGTGGGTCCTCTTGGTCATCGTGCTCATCATCGCCTTCCTTCAAATCCGCTTCCTGAGGTCAAAAGCATGA